The genomic region AGAAACGTCGTTGACGATCCCGTTTCCGAACCGCTGATAAAAACGATAGGTTTTACTTCCTCCTCCGTTGAACACCAAATCCTTTTGAAAAAATTCCGGAAAAGAATCCTTCGAGTCTTTTATAAATTTTGAATATACTTCCAAGGACTTCCGCAAAGAATTTTCGATCGCCTGAATCTTATCTCCGAAAACCACCGGTACCGAAGCTACATGAGGTTCGTATCCCATAAAACCCGCGAACTCAATACGGTTTCGATTTTTACGGATCAACTCAAAGGAAGAATGTAAACTCTTCGAATCCGAAAAGCCGCCCCGATGAAGACCGATGTCGATCTCGAAATTTACGGAAAGTTTCAGATTCTCCTTTTTCGAAAACTCCAAATATTCGTTGAGCCGTTCCTCCGTGTCGATCAGCCATTGAATCTTTTGAAATTCCCGGGCGCCGCTTTTCGAATAAATGTCCGCCAAAGCGTTTACGGGCATGGGTTTCCCCAAAAGAATATTATAATTCTTGAATTCTAAATCCGACAAAAGCATCGTTATATCCCCGGAATGAAACACCATCAATCGATCCGTGTCCGTCGCACGAACGATGTATCGTAGAAGTTCGAGAGAAGGAAGGGACTTAACGACAACGCGATACCGCAAAGGGGATTTCAGATTTTGTTTCAACAACTTGAGATTCTCATCCAAACGATCCAAATCCAAAAGAACGATCGGCTTTCCCGGTCCGTTGGCTTTCAGTTCTTCGTTTAAATTTTGAAAATAGGGAGAATAGGGTTTGCCCTGATCCTTGGGTTTGATCGCGCCTAACGCGAGTAAGAGTAAAACAACACTTCCGATTCCGATCGTCTTCTTGTTTATGAATTTCATTTTCGTATCCCGTTCCCGATGGAGAATTAAGAATTAAACTCGCCGGTTTACAACTCTTTTTACAAAAGAACGCACTACGTTTCTTAGGAACGAACGACTCCGTTTAAGATTGAATTCAAAGTGGAATCGATGATTTTTTCCAAGGTGCGTTCTTCTATAATTGCCTGGGGAATTTGTCTTCCGTTTGTAAGAACCGCAAAACCGTGAACCAAACTCCAAACCGTAAACGA from Leptospira kmetyi serovar Malaysia str. Bejo-Iso9 harbors:
- a CDS encoding alanine racemase, with amino-acid sequence MKFINKKTIGIGSVVLLLLALGAIKPKDQGKPYSPYFQNLNEELKANGPGKPIVLLDLDRLDENLKLLKQNLKSPLRYRVVVKSLPSLELLRYIVRATDTDRLMVFHSGDITMLLSDLEFKNYNILLGKPMPVNALADIYSKSGAREFQKIQWLIDTEERLNEYLEFSKKENLKLSVNFEIDIGLHRGGFSDSKSLHSSFELIRKNRNRIEFAGFMGYEPHVASVPVVFGDKIQAIENSLRKSLEVYSKFIKDSKDSFPEFFQKDLVFNGGGSKTYRFYQRFGNGIVNDVSVGSALVKPTDFDVVSLDEHSPAVFIAAPILKRLEGTRIPFLESISFLFPLWDPNQELTYFTYGGAFSAKKESPSGLQDNSLFGASTNQGILNGSFKTSLYPNDFVFYRPTQSEKVMAELGEIHLLRKGKLSGKWKSFVN